The genomic interval AATATCCTACGGCATTTAACATTCCCGCCTCGTAGGTAATAACCGTCGGATTATGATGGCCTTCCCTTGAATCCTTACTTACGGATTTAATCGTTACCGCACCGGCTCCACTTTCTGCCACTCGTTTTAATAATGTCTTTGTGGTTCCCAGTATTCCCGAAGCCAGCACCGTTGGATTCGACAATCGCATACTACACAAATTTATTGATAATGTTACCTCTGTCATTTTACCAGTCGCCTTTTAAGGTTGCGATGAATTCTCTTAACTTGCATACCCGCATCTCAACTTCTGCATAATACCCCATGCCAAAAATGCCTGACAAACCATTATGAGCAACAATAATATCAAGGTTTCTTTCCAGAAAATCAGGCAGACCATTAGGGTCATACCCTGCATTACAGGCATAGAACACCCCTTTTGTATCCGCCTCTGCCTCAAACTCCCTGAGATGGTTTTCCAACGATAACGCTGCAACCTCATCCCAATTAGCATTATTTTGCTGTGAGAAAACATTCTTAAGTTCCCGGTAAAATTTTGATGCATGCCTCAGTGATAAATGTGCAATTTCATGACCTATAATACAAGCCAACTCATTTTCATTTTTCGTTAATTGTAACAAGCCTTTTGTAATATAGATATGCCCGCAGGAAGAAGAGAAAGCATTGATAGAATAGGATTGAATTATACTGCAAATGTACGGAAGGGTTTTTCTCTCTGAAACTGCAACGATTGATTGTGTAATATCATTTATTTTTTTATTCAGTTCTGCATCTGTATCAAAATGACATCCACGGCTTAAATATTCATCAACTTTCCTGCCAAGCTCTATCTCTTCTTCTTCGCTCAATCCAGTATTATCACCGTTCAGTTGCCATTCGTCATTCGCAAAACAGCATACACCGGAGAAGAAAATAGCATCTGCTACCAAAAGAATAAAAATGGCAAAAAAGATTCTTTTCCATTCCATCGTATCATCTTACCGTAACTATTGTATGAGATTATCTGCGGGTGCGGGCTTGAAACTTAAACCTCATATTTTATGCTGTTTACCTCGCCCAAATGATTGTATTCCGGCATGATTGTTAATTATATCATTTATCATTTCAACAATTCCAAAAACTTTTTATTAAAAGAATCGTTAAATAGTTTGTTCTGCATTTCACGTGCAACCTCATACCAATCATCTATTAACATATCTTTTACTGTGCCTCTCAGTGTACATTGGAAACTTATTACCTGTTTATTTTCTTTTGTTGTAGCGGTATTTATCGAGACTATGGCATATCCGCCTATTTTTTCTACAGGCAGTGTGTATTTACTAAAAATATTATTAGGAGAATATATCCTGCCATTGTCGTTTATTGCTGGCAATATGATTTTCATAATCTTGTTTATCTCAGAAAGGTCATCAATATGTTCCTGCCAAAATATTCTATCCTGGTATGTTAATTCGCAAAACTTAACAGGAAATTCTGAATGCAGGTTATTTTGGATAAACGCTGCCAATTGTGCATATCTCTTGTAAATACTGGTAAAGCCGGGATAATCCTTCTCTCTTTCTTCATCTTTTTTAATCCAATTGAAGAATATTTTGTTAAATTGCAATTGTACCAGCCAATTTGTATCAATGGTGCTAAGCCGGTACAATACCGGCCCGGTATAATTATAATCAATTTTAGGCTCTAAACTGTAATCAACCATTTCAAGATCTTCCAATG from Candidatus Kuenenia stuttgartiensis carries:
- a CDS encoding M48 family metalloprotease, with product MEWKRIFFAIFILLVADAIFFSGVCCFANDEWQLNGDNTGLSEEEEIELGRKVDEYLSRGCHFDTDAELNKKINDITQSIVAVSERKTLPYICSIIQSYSINAFSSSCGHIYITKGLLQLTKNENELACIIGHEIAHLSLRHASKFYRELKNVFSQQNNANWDEVAALSLENHLREFEAEADTKGVFYACNAGYDPNGLPDFLERNLDIIVAHNGLSGIFGMGYYAEVEMRVCKLREFIATLKGDW
- a CDS encoding TIGR04255 family protein — its product is MDNTYSKAPLSEVIMGITLKQPVLGKNGLIYEIINAFKNDYPLIRYGNPLEDLEMVDYSLEPKIDYNYTGPVLYRLSTIDTNWLVQLQFNKIFFNWIKKDEEREKDYPGFTSIYKRYAQLAAFIQNNLHSEFPVKFCELTYQDRIFWQEHIDDLSEINKIMKIILPAINDNGRIYSPNNIFSKYTLPVEKIGGYAIVSINTATTKENKQVISFQCTLRGTVKDMLIDDWYEVAREMQNKLFNDSFNKKFLELLK